One genomic segment of Oncorhynchus kisutch isolate 150728-3 linkage group LG15, Okis_V2, whole genome shotgun sequence includes these proteins:
- the LOC109905802 gene encoding protein FAM118B isoform X2, with product MASVVASVVTVKTEKRPAHADTQDVDSNAKKPRKLLPSLKTKRAPELVLVIGTGVSSAVAPQVPALRSWKGLIQALLDAANDFDLLEEEESRRFQKSLQEDKNLVHVAHDLIQKLSPRTGNVRSTFFKDCLYEVFDDLECKMENAGKHLLRSVLQLMESGALVLTTNFDNLLEIYAAHQGSKLESLDLTDEKKVLEWAQGKRSLSVLHIHGVYTNPSGIVLHPAGYQNVLRNTEVMREIQKLYETKSFVFLGCGRTVDDTTFQALFLEAVKHKSDLEHFMLVRREDVGEFKKLRDNMLDKGIKVISYGNEYSDLPEYFERLANEICNRDAVTNGWGSPSQEEQESQNGFHSQKSLQDYPS from the exons ATGGCCTCTGTGGTGGCCTCTGTTGTGACTGTGAAAACCGAGAAGCGACCAGCTCATGCTGATACTCAGGATGTTGACTCCAACGCCAAAAAACCCAG GAAACTGCTGCCCAGCCTGAAGACCAAGCGGGCGCCCGAGCTGGTCCTAGTTATTGGTACAGGGGTGAGTTCAGCTGTGGCCCCTCAGGTCCCCGCGTTGCGCTCCTGGAAGGGTTTGATCCAGGCCTTGTTGGATGCGGCCAACGACTTTGACCTCCTCGAGGAAGAGGAGAGTAGGCGTTTTCAGAAGAGCCTGCAGGAGGACAAGAACCTAGTCCACGTGGCTCATGACCTCATCCAGAAGCTCTCTCCG AGAACAGGCAATGTGCGGTCTACCTTCTTCAAGGACTGCCTGTACGAGGTGTTTGACGATCTGGAGTGTAAGATGGAGAACGCAGGGAAGCACCTTCTCCGCTCCGTACTGCAGTTGATGGAGAGTGGAGCGCTGGTTCTCACCACCAACTTTGACAACCTGCTGGAGATCTACGCAGCCCACCAGGGATCGAAGCTGGAGTCTCTGGACCTAACCGACGAGAAGAAG GTCCTGGAGTGGGCTCAGGGGAAGAGAAGTCTGAGTGTTTTGCACATTCACGGTGTTTACACGAATCCCAGCGGTATTGTACTGCACCCTGCTGGCTACCAGAATGTACTGAGGAACACGGAGGTCATG AGGGAGATCCAGAAACTGTATGAGACCAAGTCGTTTGTGTTCCTGGGCTGCGGGCGCACGGTGGACGACACCACCTTCCAGGCTCTGTTCCTGGAGGCGGTCAAACACAAGTCGGACCTGGAGCACTTCATGCTGGTGCGGCGTGAGGACGTGGGAGAGTTCAAGAAGCTGCGGGACAACATGCTAGACAAGGGCATCAAGGTCATCTCTTACGGCAATGAGTATTCCGACCTGCCTGAGTACTTTGAACGGCTGGCCAACGAGATCTGCAACCGCGACGCTGTCACTAACGGCTGGG GATCTCCCTCCCAAGAAGAACAGGAAAGCCAGAATGGCTTTCATTCACAGAAAAGCCTCCAAG
- the LOC109905802 gene encoding protein FAM118B isoform X1 yields MASVVASVVTVKTEKRPAHADTQDVDSNAKKPRIWEPSMEPSLNLCLPQRKLLPSLKTKRAPELVLVIGTGVSSAVAPQVPALRSWKGLIQALLDAANDFDLLEEEESRRFQKSLQEDKNLVHVAHDLIQKLSPRTGNVRSTFFKDCLYEVFDDLECKMENAGKHLLRSVLQLMESGALVLTTNFDNLLEIYAAHQGSKLESLDLTDEKKVLEWAQGKRSLSVLHIHGVYTNPSGIVLHPAGYQNVLRNTEVMREIQKLYETKSFVFLGCGRTVDDTTFQALFLEAVKHKSDLEHFMLVRREDVGEFKKLRDNMLDKGIKVISYGNEYSDLPEYFERLANEICNRDAVTNGWGSPSQEEQESQNGFHSQKSLQDYPS; encoded by the exons ATGGCCTCTGTGGTGGCCTCTGTTGTGACTGTGAAAACCGAGAAGCGACCAGCTCATGCTGATACTCAGGATGTTGACTCCAACGCCAAAAAACCCAG GATTTGGGAACCATCAATGGAACCATCACTCAATCTCTGCCTGCCCCAAAGGAAACTGCTGCCCAGCCTGAAGACCAAGCGGGCGCCCGAGCTGGTCCTAGTTATTGGTACAGGGGTGAGTTCAGCTGTGGCCCCTCAGGTCCCCGCGTTGCGCTCCTGGAAGGGTTTGATCCAGGCCTTGTTGGATGCGGCCAACGACTTTGACCTCCTCGAGGAAGAGGAGAGTAGGCGTTTTCAGAAGAGCCTGCAGGAGGACAAGAACCTAGTCCACGTGGCTCATGACCTCATCCAGAAGCTCTCTCCG AGAACAGGCAATGTGCGGTCTACCTTCTTCAAGGACTGCCTGTACGAGGTGTTTGACGATCTGGAGTGTAAGATGGAGAACGCAGGGAAGCACCTTCTCCGCTCCGTACTGCAGTTGATGGAGAGTGGAGCGCTGGTTCTCACCACCAACTTTGACAACCTGCTGGAGATCTACGCAGCCCACCAGGGATCGAAGCTGGAGTCTCTGGACCTAACCGACGAGAAGAAG GTCCTGGAGTGGGCTCAGGGGAAGAGAAGTCTGAGTGTTTTGCACATTCACGGTGTTTACACGAATCCCAGCGGTATTGTACTGCACCCTGCTGGCTACCAGAATGTACTGAGGAACACGGAGGTCATG AGGGAGATCCAGAAACTGTATGAGACCAAGTCGTTTGTGTTCCTGGGCTGCGGGCGCACGGTGGACGACACCACCTTCCAGGCTCTGTTCCTGGAGGCGGTCAAACACAAGTCGGACCTGGAGCACTTCATGCTGGTGCGGCGTGAGGACGTGGGAGAGTTCAAGAAGCTGCGGGACAACATGCTAGACAAGGGCATCAAGGTCATCTCTTACGGCAATGAGTATTCCGACCTGCCTGAGTACTTTGAACGGCTGGCCAACGAGATCTGCAACCGCGACGCTGTCACTAACGGCTGGG GATCTCCCTCCCAAGAAGAACAGGAAAGCCAGAATGGCTTTCATTCACAGAAAAGCCTCCAAG